In one window of Haloprofundus halophilus DNA:
- a CDS encoding PadR family transcriptional regulator, whose translation MHDLSGFQRDLMYVISGFDKPSGQEVKKELEQYVDGEINHGRLYPNLDTLVNKGYVEKGPIDRRTNYYAVTEKGREAIRERRSWEDRHRMVEA comes from the coding sequence ATGCACGACTTGAGTGGCTTCCAGAGAGACCTCATGTACGTGATTTCTGGGTTCGACAAACCGTCAGGACAAGAGGTCAAAAAAGAGCTAGAACAGTACGTCGACGGTGAGATCAACCACGGGCGACTCTACCCGAACCTCGACACCCTCGTCAACAAGGGGTACGTGGAGAAAGGGCCGATAGATCGTCGAACGAACTACTACGCGGTTACCGAGAAAGGTAGAGAGGCGATTCGCGAGCGGCGTTCGTGGGAAGACCGACACCGGATGGTCGAAGCGTAA
- the solA gene encoding N-methyl-L-tryptophan oxidase: MNKLDSESKFDYDVLVVGVGGMGSAATHHLAARGVDVLGLERYDIPHTMGSSHGVTRIIRKAYHEHPDYVPLLNRAYELWDDLEAQHDQALLYTHGSLALGRPDSETVTGAQEACQTHSLEYERLDAAQINERFSGFDLPDDFVGVYQPEGGFLWSEQCIVAQVNATHREGGTIHARERVTEWEATDESVRVVTDRDTYTAEKLVIAAGAWAAKVLPELANVLQPQRQVLGWFQPAAPVNFRPESMPVYVVEHDEDDLYYGFPQFNVPGVKVGKHYHFREDVDPDEMAREPRNEDEVVLREWLDHGLPTANGPPMALSTCLYTNTPDKEFIIDHHPTYDNVVIACGFSGHGFKFSSVVGEILADLAINGETDHPIERFAADRF; encoded by the coding sequence ATGAACAAACTGGACTCGGAAAGCAAGTTCGATTACGACGTACTCGTCGTCGGTGTTGGAGGGATGGGAAGCGCCGCAACGCACCACCTCGCCGCACGAGGGGTTGACGTCCTCGGGCTCGAACGATACGACATTCCACACACGATGGGGTCGTCACACGGTGTGACCCGAATCATCCGAAAAGCGTACCACGAGCATCCTGACTATGTACCGCTACTCAACCGGGCATACGAACTCTGGGACGATCTCGAAGCACAACACGACCAAGCATTGCTCTACACACATGGGTCACTCGCTCTCGGCCGGCCCGATTCAGAGACCGTCACTGGTGCCCAAGAGGCCTGCCAGACCCACAGTCTCGAATACGAACGGTTGGATGCAGCCCAAATCAACGAGCGATTCTCGGGATTCGACCTTCCAGATGATTTCGTGGGAGTCTACCAACCGGAGGGTGGCTTTCTGTGGTCAGAGCAGTGCATCGTCGCTCAAGTCAACGCGACCCATCGCGAGGGCGGGACAATCCACGCTCGCGAGCGAGTGACTGAGTGGGAAGCCACCGATGAGTCGGTACGCGTCGTAACGGACCGAGATACCTACACAGCCGAGAAGTTGGTTATTGCTGCAGGAGCGTGGGCGGCAAAAGTGCTGCCTGAACTCGCTAACGTACTTCAGCCACAGCGGCAAGTGCTGGGCTGGTTCCAGCCAGCGGCTCCCGTAAACTTCCGGCCCGAGTCGATGCCAGTCTACGTCGTCGAACACGACGAGGATGACCTCTATTACGGCTTCCCGCAGTTCAACGTACCAGGCGTAAAAGTCGGGAAACACTATCACTTCAGAGAAGACGTCGACCCAGACGAGATGGCACGCGAGCCTCGAAACGAGGACGAAGTCGTCCTCCGAGAGTGGTTGGATCACGGCCTTCCGACTGCAAATGGGCCACCGATGGCGCTGTCGACCTGCTTGTACACGAACACGCCCGATAAGGAATTCATAATCGACCACCACCCTACGTATGACAACGTCGTCATAGCCTGTGGGTTCAGTGGACACGGATTCAAATTCTCGAGTGTTGTCGGAGAGATTCTTGCCGACTTAGCAATCAACGGCGAGACCGACCATCCGATAGAGCGCTTCGCGGCCGACCGATTTTGA